TGTTTAAACTCTTGATGTGGTATGTTTTCAAATCCATCGCTAGCTATGACTGTGGCATTTGTAATTTGATACTTTTTGCAATTCTTTTTCGCCAGTTCTACAGCGCGTTCATTTATGTCAGACATAGTTATCAATCCTGCTGGAGTTTCTGCTCCTAGAACAATACCGACAACTCCATAACCACAGCCTAAGTCGAGCAGTGTGTCTCCGTCTGTGATTTCGACAGTTTCTATCAATAACCTCGTTCCGAAGTCGACTCCACCCTTAGAAAAGACACCAGCATCCGTTAAGAATTCCCATTCCCTATCCTTTAACTTTGCTTTAATTGTAGTTTCGCGGGAGCTAACCGTTGGATTTTTCGAATAATAATGACTCATTCCAATCAACCCCATTCTTTTCTATAATTCGATGGAATTCGGAATAATATACCTATTTTTTACAAAAATAGAGAAATTGATAATAAAAACCCCTGCCCATAGACAAGGGTTATTATCACTAAACTCAACTACTTAACTTCAACAGAAGCTCCTGCTTCTTCAAGCTTAGCTTTAATTTCTTCTGCTTCTTCTTTTCCAACTTTTTCTTTAATTGGAGCTGGTGCACCGTCAACCATAGCTTTTGCTTCTTTAAGTCCAAGACCAGTGATTTCACGAACAGCCTTGATAACGTTGATTTTAGATGCTCCTGCATTGTTTAAGATTACGTCAAATTCGCTTTGCTCTTCAGCAGCGTCAGCAGCAGCTCCACCAACAACAGCAACTGGAGCAGCAGCAGTTACGCCGAACTCTTCTTCGATTGCTTTTACTAATTCATTAAGTTCTAAAACATTCATACCTTTGATAGCTTCAATAATTTGCTCTTTATTCACTTAAAAAACCTCCTGTATTTTCACCTTTTGTGATTTTAATAGTATTTTATGCTTGTTGACCTTCTTCTTCATTTTTCTCAGCAACTGCTTTAACTGCCAACGCAAAATTGCGCATTGGTGCTTGAAGCACGCTAAGGAACATTGAAATAAGACCTTCACGAGAAGGTAAGCTTGCAAGTGCTTTAATCTCTTCGATTGAAACAACTTGACCCTCTACGATTCCACCCTTGATTTCTAATTTGTCGTTCTTCTTTGCGAAATCTACTAATACTTTAGCAGCAGTAACTGCGTCTTCTTCACCAAAAGCGATTGCTGTAGGACCTACTAATACATCATCAAGGCCAGTATAATCAGTCTTTTGTGTAGCAAGACGAGTTAATGTATTCTTAAGAACTTTAAATTCAACGTTATTGTCACGAAGCTGCTTACGTAACTCAGTTACCTGTGCAACATTAAGACCTCGGTAATCAGTTACAATCGTGCTTTTACTGTTTTGCAGTTTTTCAGCTATTTGTTGTACCAACTGTTCTTTTTCTTCACGAACGCCCATCTTTACACCTCCTGTGGTTAATACATATAAAAAGCCTTCGTAGACAACGAAGGCTTGTAATCCGATTCCATAGCTATGACATAGTCATAGTTAATTTATCGTATATACGAACACCTCGGTAGGAGTTTTACAACAAATGGCTTGTCAACCTACTGTCTACGGTTTATCTTTTTTATGAACATTTGCTAATATACCATATCAATAATCCAGTGTCAAATATTTTGTACTACATGGATTATGATTATCTATATTAAAGTTTTTGCAGGTTTACACGTACGCCAGGTCCCATAGTTGTTGCAAGGGTTACGTTACGAATATATACACCTTTTGCTGAAGCCGGTTTTACACGCTTCAATGTCTCGATTACTGCGAAGAAGTTCTCAAGTAATTTTTCATCTTCAAATGAAACCTTACCAATTGGCGCGTGAATGTTACCCGCTTTATCTACGCGGTATTCAATCTTACCTGCTTTAATTTCATTTACTGCTTTCGCAACGTCAAATGTAACAGTTCCTGTCTTAGGGTTTGGCATTAAGCCCTTAGGTCCTAAAACACGTCCTAATTTACCAACGTTAGCCATCATGTCAGGCGTAGCTACGATTACATCAAAGTCAAACCATCCACCTTGAATTTTAGCAATTAGATCATCATCACCTACATAATCAGCGCCAGCAGCTTCTGCTTCTTTCGCTTTTTCGCCTTTAGCGAATACTAATACTCTTTGTGTTTTACCAGTACCGTGTGGTAATACTAAAGCACCACGTAGTTGTTGATCCGCTTTCTTTGGATCTACTCCTAAACGCACAGCAACTTCTACAGTTGCATCAAATTTAGTTACAGTTGTCTTTTTAGCTAGTTCGATCGCTTCATTAGGATCGTACATAGCTTCTTTATTTATAAGCTTTGCAGCATCTAAATACTTCTTACCATTTTTAGCCATTATAATCCTCCTCTGTGGTGTAACGGTATAGACCTCCCACTTATTAAGAGCTGACCACAGTCAACTCTACATACAACAATTAGCCTTCTACGACAATACCCATACTACGAGCAGTACCTTCAACCATACGCATTGCTGCTTCAACGTCAGCTGCATTTAAGTCTTCCATTTTAAGTTCAGCGATTTCACGAACTTTATCACGCTTGATAGTTGCTACTTTTTTCTTATTTGGTTCACCAGAACCAGACTCGATACCAGCCGCTTTCTTAAGCAGTACAGCAGCAGGTGGAGTTTTTGTAATAAATGTAAAAGAGCGGTCTTCAAACACCGTGATTACAACAGGAATAATAAGACCTGCTTGATCCGCTGTTTTTGCGTTAAATTCTTTACAGAAACCCATAATATTAACACCTGCTTGACCTAAGGCTGGTCCAACTGGTGGAGCTGGATTCGCTTTACCTGCAGGAATCTGAAGTTTCACTAATTTAATTACCTTTTTAGCCAATGCAATACACCTCCTTGTCACAATATGTGGTAAACGGGATATACCCTCCCACTACAAATCTAGTGTTCATCAATTAAGCCATGAACACCAATCAGAAACCTATATTTTTTCCACTTGAGTATAATCTAGCTCAACTGGGGTCTCTCTACCAAACATTGATACTAATACTTTAAGCTTAGCTTTCTCATGGTGAATTTCCTCAACGCTTCCTATGAAATCAGCAAACGGTCCTTCAGTAACCCTAACACTTTCTTTAACTTTAAAGTCAATGTTAATCTTGGCTACCTCTACGCCCATTTTCTTGAGGAGTCTTTTCACTTCATCTGGTTGGAGGGGGGTAGGTTTAGAACCTGATCCAGAAGATCCTACGAAACCAGTAACACCTGGTGTGTTACGGACGACATACCAAGAATCATCAGTCATAACCATTTCCACAAGCACATAGCCTGGAAATACTTTTTTCATGACGACTTTCTTTTTACCGTTTTTTGTTTCTGTCTCTTCTTCCATAGGCACTAGGACACGGTAGATTTTGTCCGACATATTCATCGACTCTACACGCTTCTCAAGATTTGCCTTAACTTTATTCTCATACCCAGAATAGGTATGAACTACATACCAGTTTTTATCCATGATATTGGTATTTTACCCTCCTAACAAATGTGCTCTAAAAGAATAATGCTAGTACTCTTCCAAGCATCCAATCAAAAGCATAGAAATAAAGTGTAATTGCAATAACTACACTAAGTACAACTATTGTATATCCCTTAAGCTCTTTACGGTTTGGCCAACGAACTTTCTTCAGCTCGTGCCAACCTTCAACTATAAAATTTTTGGTGTTTGCTAGTCCACCTTTAAGCTTTTCTACAAATGACATAATTTAACACCTTCCTTCCACGTGCGACTAAATAAAGGCATTAGCGAGTCTCTTTATGTGATGTGTGTGCATTGCAATACGGACAAAACTTCTTAAACTCTACGCGATCCGGATTGTTTTTCTTGTTTTTCTTCGTTGTGTAATTACGTCTTTTACATTCTGTACAAGCCATAGTAACGATTACGCGCACGGGATACACCTCCTATAAAACCTAAAAATATCTATGTCGTAAGAATCCTATTTTCTCACGGTTACCTAAAGTAATTTATCACAACTCACAACTGATGTCAATAAAGAAAACTTGACATCAGTTAAGAGTCTTTAGTTTTTAATAAATATTGCCATAACTACAGTATTAAATACATTCACTTCAAATCTATATCACTCTATGGCACTTAGGTCTATCGAGATTACTCGACTAAAAAAGAAATATAATCCCACCATGCGTTACTAATAGCATGAATGAAATATATTTCTTATATAAATTCTGAGCTTAATTTGTTATAGTTGCTGTGGCATGTCACGCAATTCTAAATATTTCTCTATTTTTCGTTTAACTCGTTGTAATGCGTTATCGATTGATTTCACGTGACGATTTAAGTCTATGGCAATTTCGTGATAGGAGCGTCCATCTAAGTAAAGCATTAGTACTTTACGTTCAAGGTCACTCAGCAGCTCACCCATTTTAAATTCTATATCATTAAATTCTTCTTGGTTAATTATTAGTTCCTCAGGGTCAGTTACCTTAGTTCCACATATCACATCTAAAAGTGTACGATCAGAATCCTCGTCATATATCGGCTTGTCGAGGGATATGTATGAATTTAATGGTATATGCTTTTGGCGGGTGGCAGTTTTAATCGCTGTGATTATTTGTCGGGTTATGCATAATTCTGCAAACGCTTTAAACGAAGCTAGCTTGTCCCCTTTAAAATCACGGATAGATTTATATAAACCAATCATACCTTCCTGAATTATATCTTCTCTATCTGCACCTATCAAAAAGTAAGACCTTGCCTTAGCCCTTACAAAGTTCTTATATTTATTAATTAAGAACTCTAGAGCTTTATCATCTCCGTTTTGAATTAGCTCTAAAACGTCCTCATCAGACATTACATGTAGTGCTATAATTTTTATTTCCTCTTCCTTCATACTCACGCGAACTTCCCCCAGACGCACTTGCCATTACGAACCTTGTCCCACAAGCTTTGCTAAAGCAATTATACATTATGTTATCAAATTACGTCAACCAAGGTTAGCCTTCTTTTTTCATTTTCTGCGCCATTTCTCAAAAATTCGAGCTATTTCTGGATTGATGCTACCGGTAAGCTTTGCTCGCTTCTTAGGCTGCTCACTAAGTTGTTCGGAGACTCTTCTTTTCATAACCTCTATCTCGTGCCATAATTCTCTGGAGGATATCCTCAAGGCACCTTTGCCAAAAACAACTCGCTGCTCTAAAAAATCTGAGGTAGCTACATAAACCTTGTGCCCGCTTCGTATATAATCCGTCACGAGTTTTTCAATATATTCGTCAGCCGTTACACCTTCTTTAGTAAAATCGATGCGAAGATTGTTAAGGCTACTTTTCTTTAAGTTACCCTTAGATAAATGAGCATCATAGACGATGATAACCTGCCGCTCAGCAAAGGCACTGTATTCAGATAAAGCTTCCTGAAGTAAGTATCTTGCTTCTTCTAGGCTCTGTTCTTTAATTTTTGCTAGCTCTTTTGATGCCCCAATAACGTTATAGCCATCAACAATCAAATACTCCATCCACGCTACTCCTATTCCCAGACAGCACGAGCCGCTTACCATCATCAAGTTATTTTGATAGTCTTTGCTTTACAATCTCATATGTCATAATCCCAGTTGCTACAGATGCATTCAGGGAGGTAACTTTTCCTAGCATAGGAATTTTAATTAAGTAGTCACACTTTTTCTCAAGCAACGGACCGATGCCTTTGCCTTCACTACCAATCACTAAAATCGTCGGCATATCATAGCTAATCTCATAATAATTCTTGTCCGCTCTAGCATCCGTCCCTACAACCCAGAACCCTTGCTTCTTCATGTCTTCTATGGTGTTTGCAAGATTCGTAACACGGATGATTGGCATATGGGCTATAGCTCCAGCAGAAGCTTTAGCAACTGTTGCCGTTAAGCCAACAGCACGGTGCTTAGCAATAATTACACCTGCGACACCAGCGGACTCTGCCGTTCTGATAATCGAACCAACATTTTGAGGGTCCTGTAATTCCGCCAACACTAGTACAACTGGATTTTTGCTTATATCAATGCTGCTAATCCAGCTATCAAAATCAGTATATGTAACTGATGCTAAAAAGGCTATTAGACCCTGATGGGCTTTTGTTGTTGCTATTTGATCTAGCTTCTGCCGAGTTACAAACTGATATTTGACACCATTCTCCGAAGCAAGCTGCTTAATCTCATCAACCTGACGTGCCCCTTCAGCAATTAATATACGATCCACCTGCTGGCCAGCACGCAGGGCTTCAACAATTGGATTCTTACCCTCTAGTTGTAGTTCGTTGTTTTCTTCCAGACTAGGCTCTGCAGGAGCTTTTTTTTTCTTCACGTTAACCTTCTTCATACTATCCCTCTTCATTTGTTAATTTTACTAGCTTTCATTTCGTATTGCGAAATACTCTTTCACTTGTGCTTGCTGACCACAGCTTAGCTTGCCTTCCTTGCATTTCCCTAACACACAGGATGGAAGCGCTTTCTCATATAAAACATCCGATAGCTCACGTAAAATATTTAACTTCTCTATCGCAAGCTGCCTAATCTCCCATTGGGCATTCATACATGTGCGTTCAGCTAGCATAATTGCGTCCATTCTAGCATTTGTAGAAGTGACCATTTTTATTTGGTCAGCATTTAATAAAAACGGGTATGCTTTATCTTGTCCATAGGTCTCATAGACATATATACGAAAAGCTTTAATTTTTTCGATTAGTTGAAGAAACGGCTCATAGAATGCTGAATCTTTAATTGTAGTTGGCACTAGCACTGGTCTTTCGATATCTAGCAATATACTAAGTAAATCTTCTCGAAAGGTTTCAGGTAAACGATGGCGAACCTGCTGATGATAGGTTACTAAGCTACACATCATACCAAAGGTAGTTCTCGCTTGTTCCGCAATGCTATAATGACCATAACCAAGGACTCTATCAGCTATTTTACGGGCTTTATCTGTTGCATCATCACCCCATGCCGCTAAAATTTCCGATGATGTTTTGCTTTGTGTACTTGTTAACGCCCCTAATCCCACCTGTAAGTCTAGGTTTGCAAACCTATCTAGTAGCACCATAGGTTTTGCAGGTGTAATCTGCTTAATTAGCGGTTCGTATAAATCTTCGAGGGCATCTTTATATTTGTCTCGATCTGATTCCTTAGGTAAGCAAGCAACGATAGTCTTGGGTAGGTTCTTGATTAACTGTTGTTTGAAGTTTAGAAAAACATCCTTATACTTATACTCATGTAGCATTCTAAATAAATCAAACAGTTTATCCCCAGTCATAGACACGCAAATATTAGTCTTCGTAGACAACGGTAATATGTATCTGGCATCTTCGATTGGAATGCCATGTAGATAATTCTCGTTTTTTGGCCTTCCCTTAAACTCACCTGGCTTAAGCTCGGACATTTTTTTATACAATTCAAAGCTTTCATTAGTTAATTGGCGCGCCTTCTCCATATCCGCAGGGCTTAAATCTGGAAGTACAAAACCATCCTCCGTCATAGATACATAGCGTTGGCTTTGCTGAATATAAGAAGCTTTTAGCTCACATAAAAGTGTGCTGGCTATACGGTTAATACCTTCAGCCACAAAAAATATATTAGTCGTTCGGAGAGCATCCTTGTATGCTTGTTCGTCTAATTGGCCTATTTCGTAGCTGTCTAGCCACATAGCTACTCGCTCTAACCCCGTTTGCTCAAAGTTTGTTATCTTCATACTCACTGCTCCTCCCCAACAATACGATTTGTTCAAATACCCATTCTAAGCGCTCCTGTTGGTTTGTTAAATATAGGTAACCAATTAAGCATTCGAATGCCGTACTATATCTATACTCGTTCACAGAAGCATTCTTTGCCGTAGTATGGGATTTCGTGTTCCTACCTCTTCTTACAATGTCTTTTTCTTCTTCTGTTAACTCATCCATCAGCGCATGAATAAAGCGGGACTGGCTTTTAGCACTTACAAATTTCGTTGATTCCTTGTGCAAGAATTGCACCTTGGCAATGCCTGTATTAAGCAAATGTTGTCGTACCATTACTTCGTAAACGGCATCACCAATATATGCTAACGCCAGACTTGATAGTTCACGGTAATTTGGTTTTTTCAACGTTAGTTCACCTTTTTCCATCTGACACCCTGTGGAGTATCTTCTAGAACTATACCCTGTTCTAATAATTGATCGCGAATTTCATCTGCGCGTTGGAAGTTTTTGTTCTTTCGTGCCTGTTGTCGTTCTTGAATTAAAGCTTCAATATCAGCTTCCATAGCAGTTGCCTGCTGCAATTCGATTCTTAATACTGCCATTAATGTCTCTAGAGTTTCTTTGTAACGCTTTAAAATTCTTGCGTCTGTAACTTCTGCACGCATGTATACATTTGCGTCCCTGACAATTTCAAATACTGCCGCAAGTGCTTCTGCCGTATTAAAATCATCATCCATAGATTGTTCAAAATCTTTAATATGCTTAGCTAGCTGTACTTCAAATTCTTCTATATCATTATCTAAATCAACTGATGTTGTTAATCTGTGTTCTATATTACTATAGGTTGTCTTGATTCTCTCTAAACCGTTAGCCGCATATTGTACAAGCTCTTCACTAAAGTTAATTGGACTGCGATAGTGCGCCGATATTAAGAAAAACCGTAATGCCTCAGGTTGGTATAGCTTGCGAAGCTCATTAACAATCATTACATTTCCTAGAGATTTCGACATTTTCTTGTTTTCTATGTTGATGTAGCCATTATGTAGCCAGTAATTTGCAAATGGTTTTCCGTTCAGAGCTTCACTCTGGGCCACTTCGTTCTCATGATGTGGAAAAACTAAATCTTGACCTCCTGCATGAATGTCAATCGTCTCCCCTAAGTACTTCTTTGCCATTGCTGAACATTCTATATGCCAGCCTGGTCTACCCTTACCCCATGGGCTATCCCAGGCTATTTCAGTATCTTTCGTCGACTTCCAAAGCGCAAAATCCAGGGGATTTTTCTTACGTGGATCTATTTCAATCCTTGCACCTGATTGCAAATCCTCTAATTCCTGCTTTGATAGCTTGCCGTAGTCCTCATAGCTTACAGTGTCGAAGTAGACATCTCCATCCCTTTCATAGGCGTAGCCTTTTTCTATCAGTTGCTCTACAAAAGATATGATTTCTGAAATATGCTCCATCACTCGTGGATGTACATTTGCCCGCTTAATACCCAAAGCATCAGCATCCGCAAAGTAGGCATCAATATATTTTTCTGCAAGCTGCTCAACTGTGGTGTTTTCTTCCTTGGCTTTATTAATTAGCTTATCATCGACATCGGTAAAGTTCTGCACATAGATAACTTCATAGCCTCGATATTCTAAATAGCTTCTAACAACATCAAACATTGTAAAAGCTCTAGCGTTGCCTATATGAATATAGTTGTATACTGTAGGGCCACACACGTACATTTTAACCTTACCTGGTTCCATGGTTTTTAAAGGTTCTTTCTTTTTTGTTAATGTATTATAAACGTTAATTGTCACTTTTTACACGCTCCCTCAATTCATCAATTTCGAGCCTTAGCTCAGCCATCTGCCTTTGCATATCGCATAGGATGTTTGCTACTGGGTCAGGAAGCTGGTCATGGTCAAGCTTTGTCCCAACACGTTTGCCGTTTCGCATTACGATTCTCCCTGGTATGCCGACAACTGTTGAGTCCTCAGGAACATCTCTCAGCACTACTGACCCCGCTCCAATTTTAGCGTTTTCACCAATTGTAATTGACCCTAACACTTTAGCGCCTGTCGCTATGAGGGCCCCATTTTTTATTGTAGGATGTCGTTTTCCTTTTTCCTTGCCAGTACCCCCAAGTGTAACGCCCTGATACAAGGTTACATCATCACCAATTTCCGTCGTCTCGCCAATAACGACACCCATCCCATGATCTATAAATAAGCGCTTACCTATTGTTGCTCCTGGATGAATTTCAATACCAGTCAACCAACGACTAACCTGCGATATAAAACGCGCTAAAACAAACCATTTCCGTTTATATAGTCTATGTGCAATTCTATGCGCCCATAGGGCATGTAGCCCTGCGTAGCACGTTAAAACCTCTAACACGTTTCTAGCTGCTGGGTCGCGCTCGAAAACAGCTTCTATGTCAGATTTTATATTTTTAAACACAGCTCTCACTCCTATTAATAAAAAAAGAAACCCCCTCTAAACAGAGACGATTTCTTCGTGGTTCCACTCTGATTATATAGCAGCTATTAATAGCTACTATATCACTCATAACTCAGTTAACGGTGTCCCGCTACAGGCTACTAGTTTCACCTGTAAAGCTCAAAGGTGCATTCCAAACCCTCCATGTAAGCATCTCAGCAATTGCTTACTCTCTGTAAAATGGGGCGAATTTGTACTTTCCTTTTCAACGCTCAATTATATGCAACTACACTTTTTATAACATAGCAGTATGTTTTTTGCAAGTCTGCAGTCGCCCAATTACACGCTCTTTACCTAATAACCAGAGAGATTTATTTAGGTCAGGGCCATGAAGCACTCCCGTCGCTGCCACACGAACTGGCATAAATAGCTGCTTGCCTTTAACACCTGTTTCCTTTTGTACAGTTTTAAATGCAGCTTGTATTGCACCTGGTTCATACTGTTCAATTTGTTCTACTTGTTGAATAAAGCTATCTAGCACCACCTGCACTTGTTCGCCTGCCAAAACTTCTTTAGCTTCATCATCATAGGCTATTGCCTGTTCAAAAAAGCGGGCTACGAGTTCTGGAAATTGCGCTGCATAATCTGTTCTCTCAACGTACAATTCTATTAGTCCATGAAGCCATTCAGTTGTATCATCATCAATGGCCTCTCCAATATAGCCTGCTTTTTGCAGATGTGGAATCGCTAGGTTAGTTACATATTCTATGTCAGCCTGCTTAAGATAATGATTATTCATCCAATTTAATTTCTCAGCATCAAAAACTGCAGGGTTTTTCGCTACTCTATCCAAGCTAAATTCTTGAATTAGCTCATCCATGCTAAATATCTCTTGTTCGCCTTCTGGCGACCAGCCTAATAATGCTAGGAAATTCACTATCGCCCCTGGGACAAAACCTAGGTCACGATATTGCTCTACAAACTGGATTACGGATTCATCACGCTTACTCATTTTTTGTCTATCTTTACCCAAGATTAACGACACATGAGCAAAGGTAGGAATTTCAAACCCTAGTGCTTTATATATCAAGACTTGTCGTGGTGTATTGGATAGATGCTCCTCACCACGGATTACATCGGTAATCTCCATCAGATGATCATCGATAGTAACTGCCATATTGTATGTTGGCATTCCATCTGATTTAATAATAACAAAATCGCCGATACCATCGCTCTCAAAACTTACCCTACCACGCACTTGATCTCTAATCACGATATTTTCATTTTGTGGTACACGGAAACGCACAACTGGTTTGCGCCCTTGTTCAGCTAGAGCTTTTTCCTCTGCATCATTAAGGCTTCTACATTTCCCTAGATAACGTGGCGTTTCACCCTTAGCCATAAGCGCTTCGCGTTCCGCCTCAAGCTCCTCAGGGGCGCAATAGCAGCGATAGGCATGGCCTGTTTCTAGTAGCTTGTCTACATATGGCCTATAAAGATCTAGTCGTTCTGACGATCGGTACGGCCCGTGAGGCCCACCAACCTCTGGCCCTTCATCCCAATCAATACCAAGCCAGCGCATACTTTCTAGCATTTTCGCCTCTGCACTAGCAACATTTCGGTTTTGGTCCGTATCTTCAAATCGCAAAATAAATTTCCCATTGTTTTTTTTGGCATATAAATAATTAAATAGTGCTGACCTTGCTCCTCCAATATGTAGATGTCCTGTAGGACTTGGTGCAAACCTAACTCTTGTTTCTTTCATTGTATGTATTCCCTCCGATACTTAGCAGTTTTTTTCTAGCATAACTACAGCCTGCGCTGCAATCCCCTCTTCTCTACCAGTAAAACCGAGACGTTCAGTAGTAGTAGCCTTCACACCGACTT
This Desulfuribacillus alkaliarsenatis DNA region includes the following protein-coding sequences:
- the cysE gene encoding serine O-acetyltransferase, which gives rise to MFKNIKSDIEAVFERDPAARNVLEVLTCYAGLHALWAHRIAHRLYKRKWFVLARFISQVSRWLTGIEIHPGATIGKRLFIDHGMGVVIGETTEIGDDVTLYQGVTLGGTGKEKGKRHPTIKNGALIATGAKVLGSITIGENAKIGAGSVVLRDVPEDSTVVGIPGRIVMRNGKRVGTKLDHDQLPDPVANILCDMQRQMAELRLEIDELRERVKSDN
- the gltX gene encoding glutamate--tRNA ligase encodes the protein MKETRVRFAPSPTGHLHIGGARSALFNYLYAKKNNGKFILRFEDTDQNRNVASAEAKMLESMRWLGIDWDEGPEVGGPHGPYRSSERLDLYRPYVDKLLETGHAYRCYCAPEELEAEREALMAKGETPRYLGKCRSLNDAEEKALAEQGRKPVVRFRVPQNENIVIRDQVRGRVSFESDGIGDFVIIKSDGMPTYNMAVTIDDHLMEITDVIRGEEHLSNTPRQVLIYKALGFEIPTFAHVSLILGKDRQKMSKRDESVIQFVEQYRDLGFVPGAIVNFLALLGWSPEGEQEIFSMDELIQEFSLDRVAKNPAVFDAEKLNWMNNHYLKQADIEYVTNLAIPHLQKAGYIGEAIDDDTTEWLHGLIELYVERTDYAAQFPELVARFFEQAIAYDDEAKEVLAGEQVQVVLDSFIQQVEQIEQYEPGAIQAAFKTVQKETGVKGKQLFMPVRVAATGVLHGPDLNKSLWLLGKERVIGRLQTCKKHTAML